TTTTCCGAAGATATTTTTTCAATCAGATTGAGTGCTTCATCAGTAAAAGCATCTACTTTTCTATATTTTCCATAAAAAAACAAAAATGGAATTACTGTATTGATTAAAATTAAATCTACAGAAGAATTACCCATACTTCTATTATGTTCGGTTGTTAATTTATCAAATCGTACATGACTATTCCAATATTCATTGA
This portion of the Bacteroidales bacterium genome encodes:
- a CDS encoding DUF2851 family protein, with the translated sequence NEYWNSHVRFDKLTTEHNRSMGNSSVDLILINTVIPFLFFYGKYRKVDAFTDEALNLIEKISSENNVIIRNMEKLGFSSKNALHSQALLYLKINYCDKKQCLKCKIGTKILRK